The genomic interval ACCGCGCACCCACGCGACGTCGACCCGTCGATTACGGGCCAGCCGCACCAGGGGACGGGCAAAGAACCCGACCTGATGGGCACATATCGAGGACGCTTGGTAACGCGGTGGACATGCCAGCGGCGGTACGAGTACTCGTACCGCCGCATCTCCGTGCAAGGCCCGCACTCCGGCCCGCGCCGCCCTTTCCGCCGGTCAGGCGGCTCCGCGCTGGAGCGCCTCGCACACCGCCGTCGACTCGCGCGCGCCCAGTTCGACCGCGCGCCCGCAGTGGGCGATCCAGGCGGCCATGCCTTCGGGCGTGCCGGACATGTAGCCCTCCAGCGCCTTCAGATAGGCGTCCTGCCCCAGCTCGGCGTGTCCGACCTCGGCGGGGCACACCGACTTCGGGTCGAGTCCGCTGCCGACCAGGACGATCCGCTCGGCCGTACGCGCGACCAGGCCGTTGTGGGACGTGAAGGGACGCAGCGCCAGCAGCTCGCCGTGCACCACGGCGGCCGTGACCAGCGCCGGCGCCGAACCGCCCGCGATGACGACCCCGGCCAGCCCCTCCAGGCGGCCGTGCATCTCCCCGGCACCCGGCAGGGGCAGGTCGATCAGGGGCTCGTCGACCGGTTCGCCCGCCTGCCGGGGCCGGCCCACCTGCTCGGCCTTGTCGGCCGCGGCGACCAGGTGCAGCCGCGCCAGCACCCGCAGCGGCGACTGCCGCCAGATCGACAGCAACTGGCCCGCCTCGGCGGTCAGCCGCAGCGCCGCGCCCACGGTGCGCGCCTCGTCGTCACCGCTGAAGTCGCTGCGCCGCCGCACCTCCTCCAGGGCCCAGTCCGCGCCGGACAGCGCCGCCGAACCCCGGGCGCCGCGCAGGGCCGCCTCGGAAGTGATCTCGTTGCTGCGCCGCCGCATGACCCGGTGCCCGTAGACCCGGTCCACGGCCTTGCGCACGGACTCCACGGAGTCGGCCACACCGGGCAGGTTGCCCAGTGCCGCGAGGGGATCGGCGGTCGCGCCCGTCGTACTCATGAGTACGACCCTACGCACCCCGGACGCCCGCCCCACGATGGAGTGGTCTTCTTCACACCCTCCCGTGACGCACAGATATCGATCCACTACTCTTCGTGAACATGAAAATTGCTTTCGTTGGGAAGGGCGGGAGCGGAAAGACGACCCTGTCCTCCCTGTTCATCCGCCATCTCGCGGCCGAGGGCGCCCCGGTCGTCGCCGTCGACGCCGACATCAACCAGCACCTCGGGGCCGCGCTGGGCCTGGACGAGACCGAGGCCGCCGCCCTCCCCGCGATGGGCGAGCACCTCCGCCTGATCAAGGACTACCTGCGCGGCAGCAACCCGCGCATCGCGTCCGCCGACACGATGATCAAGACGACCCCGCCCGGCGAGGGCTCCCGGCTGCTGCGGGTGCAGGAGGACAACCCGCTCTACGACGCGTGCGCCCGCCCGGTGGGCCTGGAGGGCGGTGCCGTCCGTCTGATGGTCACCGGTCCCTTCACCGACGCCGACCTGGGAGTGGCCTGCTATCACTCCAAGACGGGAGCCGTGGAGCTCTGTCTGAACCACCTGGTGGACGGCCCCGACGAGTACGTCGTGGTCGACATGACGGCCGGATCGGACTCCTTCGCCTCCGGCATGTTCACCCGCTTCGACATGACGTTCCTCGTCGCCGAGCCGACCCGGAAGGGCGTCTCCGTCTACCGCCAGTACAAGGAGTACGCCCGCGACTTCGGCGTGGCGCTCAAGGTCGTCGGCAACAAGGTGCAGGGGCCGGACGACGTCGGCTTCCTCCGCGCGGAGGCCGGGGACGACCTGCTGGTGACCGTGGGCCACTCGGACTGGGTCCGGGCCATGGAGAAGGGCCGCCCGCCCCGCTTCCACAGCCTGGAGGAGTCCAACCGGCTCGCCCTGCGCGCGCTGCGCGCCGCCGCTGACGCGACGTACGAACAGCGGGACTGGGAGCGGTACACGCGCCAGATGGTGCACTTCCACCTCAAGAACGCCCAGTCGTGGGGGAACGAGCGCACCGGGGCCGACCTGGCGGCGCAGGTCGACCCCGGCTTCGTGCTCGGCGAGAGCGTCACCGCCGGCGCCTGAGCCTCACCCCTTCGGCGCGGAGGAACCCGGCGCGCCCTTGGGGGCCGGGGCGGGGCCGGAGGCCAGGAAGGTCTTCCAGCCCTCCTTCGGGGCCTCGCCGACGCCCAGCGAGCGCAGCTTCTCCAGGACCGCCGGGTCCTGCGCGTCCAGCCAGTCCGCCAGCTGCCGGAAGGAGACGCACCGTACCTGGGACTTGGTGCACACCGCTTCGATGACCTCCTCGACGGCGCGCATGTAGGTGCCGCCGTTCCAGGACTCGAAGTGGTTGCCGATGATCAGGGGCGCCCTGTTGCCGTTGTAGGCGCGCTCGAAGCCCTGGAGCAGGCCGTCCCGCATCTGGTCGCCCCACATCTCGTGCTTGGCGGGGTCACCCTGGGTGGTGGCGCCGGACTGGTTGACCATGAAGTTGTAGTCCATGGTGAGCTGCTCGAAGGAGTGGCCGGGGAAGGGCACGAGCTGCATCGACAGGTCCCACAGCCCGTCCTTCTTCTGGGGCCAGACCTGGTTGTTGACGCCGCTGGTGTCGTAGCGGAAACCCAGGTCCCGGGCGGCCTTCATGAAGTTCTTCTGCCCTTCCAGGCAGGGTGTGCGGGCCCCGATGAGCTCCTTGTCGTAGTCGAAGGGCAGCGGGGCCTCGTTCTTCATGCCGGTGTTGGTCTTCCAGGTCTTCACGAACTGCTTGGCCTGGGCGATCTCCTCCTTCCACTCCTGCACCGACCACTCCCCGACCCCGCCGCCGCTGCCGCAGAAGTGGCCGTTGAAGTGGGTGCCGATCTCGTTGCCCTCGAGCCAGGCCAGCCGCAGCTGCTTCACGGTGTCGGCGATGCCCTGCTGGTCGTTGAAGCCGATGTCGGAGCGGCCCGGCGAGTGCTGTGGCGGGTGGTACAGGTCGCGCTTCTCCTCCGGAAGGAGGTACACACCGCTCAGGAAGTACGTCATGGTCGCGTCGTTCTCCCTGGCGACCTTGCGGAAGTGGGAGAACAGCTTCTGGCTGTCCTCGCCCGCGCCGTCCCAGGAGAACACCACGAACTGCGGCGGCTTCTCGCCGGGCTTCAGCCGTTCGGGCTTCGGCAGGTGCGGCTGGGCGCCGGTGTACGCGGTGGAGCCGTCGCCGATCAGCCGGACGACGTTCTTCGGCGCGGGGGCCGGCTGCGCCTTCTCCTGTTCCGGCCCGTCCTGCCCGCCGCCCTCGGCGCCGGTCCCGCAGCCGGCGAGCGCGGCGAGGCAGACCGCGGTGATCACGGTGCCGGCGGCGATCCTGGGGGTGGCGGCCATTCGCCCACCTTCTTCCTTCTCTCGGGCAGAGCTCGACGAGGCGTTGTGTGGTGCTGCGCCGGTCCATGCCGACCGCGCCGTCAACGTCGCACGGAAAGAAGAAGTGGATTAATACGACAAGCCGACGAAATGGCCACTTCACCCCTCGGGGTGATACCTGCCGCCATTTGCCCGGAAAGTCTATGCCGGTCCTTTACTCGCAATTACGATCTGTTTACCGAGAGTTGCTTCATCCCGCCGTTCTGGGGCCGTGCCCCACGGCCGCGACCGCTTGGCCCGAGCGGGCCCCACTGTCACGCGACCGCGCAGACCCGAAGGAGACGGGAATCCATGTCAGCCTGCGTTCCCGCCGGCACCACCGACTCGGCGCACACCGAGCAAGCCCATCCACCGCACAGCCCGCCGCCCGGCCGTCGCCGCCGGCGCTTCCGCGTCGCGGGCGCCGACCTCTCGGCCGCCGTCGCGGTCTTCCTCATCGCCCTCCCCCTGTCGCTCGGCATCGCCCTCGCCACCGGCGCGCCCCTCCAGGCCGGCCTCGTCGCCGCGGCCGTGGGCGGGATCGTCGCCGGACGGCTCGGCGGCTCTCCACTTCAGGTGAGCGGCCCGGCGGCGGGACTCACGGTCGTCACCGCCGACCTCATCCACCAGTACGGATGGCGCACCACCTGCGCCATCACCGTCCTCGCCGGCCTCGCCCAGCTCGGGCTCGGCTGTCTGCGCGTGGCGCGCGGCGCCCTCGCCGTGAGTCCCGCGATCGTGCACGGCATGCTCGCCGGGATCGGCGTCACCATCGCCGTCGCCCAGGTGCACATCGTCCTCGGGGGCGAGCCGCAGAGCTCCGTGCCCGACAACCTCCGCGCCCTGCCCGCCCAGTTGGCGCGTCTCGACCCCGCCGCCCTCACAGTGAGCGTGCTGACCCTGGCCGCCCTGGTCCTCTGGCCCCGGCTGCCCGGCCGCGCCGGACACCTGCTGCGGCGGGTGCCGACCGCCCTCGTCGCCGTCGCCGGCACCACCGCGGTCGCCGCGGCGGCCGGACTGGCGCTGCCCGTGGTGGACCTGCCCTCCTGGCGCAGTCACGCCCTGGCCGGGCTGCCCGAAGGCCCCGTGCTCGGCCTCGTCGCGGCCGTGCTGACCACGACGCTGGTGTGCAGCGTGCAGTCGCTGCTCGGCGCGGTGGCCGTGG from Streptomyces sp. DH-12 carries:
- a CDS encoding oxidoreductase, which encodes MSTTGATADPLAALGNLPGVADSVESVRKAVDRVYGHRVMRRRSNEITSEAALRGARGSAALSGADWALEEVRRRSDFSGDDEARTVGAALRLTAEAGQLLSIWRQSPLRVLARLHLVAAADKAEQVGRPRQAGEPVDEPLIDLPLPGAGEMHGRLEGLAGVVIAGGSAPALVTAAVVHGELLALRPFTSHNGLVARTAERIVLVGSGLDPKSVCPAEVGHAELGQDAYLKALEGYMSGTPEGMAAWIAHCGRAVELGARESTAVCEALQRGAA
- a CDS encoding ATP-binding protein, producing the protein MKIAFVGKGGSGKTTLSSLFIRHLAAEGAPVVAVDADINQHLGAALGLDETEAAALPAMGEHLRLIKDYLRGSNPRIASADTMIKTTPPGEGSRLLRVQEDNPLYDACARPVGLEGGAVRLMVTGPFTDADLGVACYHSKTGAVELCLNHLVDGPDEYVVVDMTAGSDSFASGMFTRFDMTFLVAEPTRKGVSVYRQYKEYARDFGVALKVVGNKVQGPDDVGFLRAEAGDDLLVTVGHSDWVRAMEKGRPPRFHSLEESNRLALRALRAAADATYEQRDWERYTRQMVHFHLKNAQSWGNERTGADLAAQVDPGFVLGESVTAGA